DNA from Synechococcus elongatus PCC 6301:
AGCTGAGAAATCTGGGGACGCGACTTGTCATGGCGCAGGGCTCGCGTGAAATGCTCCAGTACTTGGAGCTGGTCACGGCGAGAATCCATATCGATGAAATCGACGATAATCACGCCAGCAATATTGCGGAGCCGCAACTGGCGAGCAATTTCGGCTGCCGCCTCGCAGTTAGTCCAAAGCACTGTTTCCCGTGCCGTGGCCGATCGCGTAAACGAGCCCGAGTTGACATCGACCACCGTCAGCGCTTCGGTCTTCTCGATGATCACGTAGCCGCCGGAAGGCAGGTCGACCCGAGGCTTGAGAGCCTCACGAATGGCAGCGTTGACTCGGAAGTAATCAAGGATCGAACTGCGATCGCGGTATTGCTCAATCAATAAGCCCGGTGCAATCTCGCCCGCCCCCCAGGCACTAAGGTGTTGTTTGACGCGCTTCAACCCGGTGTGGGAGTCCACCACAATCCGGTTGACGCCCTCGTCGTACATGTCGCGTAATACCCGTTGGATGAAGTCATCATCTCGGGTTAGCAAGGCGGGGGCTGGTGTGGAATCGGCCAGTTGCAGAGTCTGTTCCCACTGGCGCTGCAGCGACTCCAAGTCTTCGATGATCAGCTCTTCAGCGATGCCATCCGCTTCGGTGCGTACCAGCAGCCCCATACCAGCGGGTTTGATCAGCACACTCAGCGCGCGCAGTCGGTTGCGTTCGCTTTCCGACATGATCCGCCGCGACAGGCTGACGCCACTGCTGTAGGGCATCAAAACCAGATACCGCCCGGGGAGGCTGATGTTGCCGGTCAGGCGGGGCCCCTTGGAACTAGTGGGCTCCTTCATCACCTGAACCAGCACTTTTTGCTGAGGAGCCAGTAGCTCAGTAATCGCACCAGCACTGCGCCGCAAGCGCAGAGGGCCTAAATCTGTGACGTGAATAAAACCATTCTTTTCGCTGTCACCGATATTGACAAACGCCGCATCGATCCCGGGCAGGACATTCTCAACAACGCCGAGATAAATGTCGCCAATCTGATGAGTGCCTTTGGCAACAATGAATTCTTCAATCTGGTCTTCGGCAAAAACGGCTGCGATGCGGTGCTGTTCAGCAATAACGATTTGTTTGGGCATGCCTGAGGCTCTAGTTGTCTGGCAGTGCGAGCAGAGACGAAAGACCGACAGGAGCTGCGATGAGCAACGCAACACCCGTCTGCTGGCGCAGTCTCGAAGATCAGGCCAAAGCCCACGATCGCTCGATTGTCTGTTGGCGCTCGACACCGACAGACGCTGCATCAAAACTGGATGTTGCCCTCGCAGGACATCCCTACCGTGAGGCCGGGGAACTGAAGTCTAGTGAAAGCGACGCTATTGAAGCGCGATCGCCATCTGTAGAGGCCTGATCGCGTCGATGGGCGTTGGGCTAGAAGACGTTGAGAAAATCCGGCAGTTAGAAAAGCCTAGGAGAAGCCCAGAAAGGTTTCCGAGCAAAACTGCACTAATCTGGCAGTAGCCACTCAGGCTTGGAACTGAGGGACTTCTCAATTACAGTCCCTGTCTTCGGCAGTCGGGCTAGGTGAAATCTTTTCACTCAGCTTAAGTGCCACATTATCACACTCGCACGACCCGTACCCTCGCAGCGGCCTCAGTCGAGATGCAGCGATCGCCGGTGGGCATGGCGCAACTGGAAGTTCTGACCGCTGACTTGTTGCAACAGCGTGATCACCTGCTCGGGGCGCAGCAGCGTGCCGTCATTGCGACAGGAACCGACGTAGCGCAGCCAGAAGTCAGAGTCGCTAGCGGCGGCTTGCAAACGCTGGGGCAGGGGGCTAGGGGCTGTACTGCTCAGGGTATGGAGCCGTTCGCGCAGATTGACTTCCACCTTTTTGCCAGACTTGGTGGTCTGCTCTACTAGCACCGTCTCGGTTGTCAAAACAGACTGAATTAGTGCCTGAACCTCGGTCGATTCTTCCGGCTCGATCCAAAGGTCATATTCCGCGCGACTGAGTAGGGCAGTTACTGCTGGACTCTTCAGCACGACCTCGGCCGTTTCATAGATCGGCAATTCTGGATCAAGTTGAGCCGCCAGTCGTTGCTGGAACTCCGCGGGCTCGATCGCCTGAAACAGCTCAAAGTCCATCAATTCGGCTTCGCTGCTCATTCCCAAGGGCAAAGCATTGGCTGGTACGATGCGCGGGCTGGGATGGAAGCCACCGCTAAACGCCACCGGCAACTTGGCTCGCCGCACCGCGCGATCGAAGACTCGCAGCAGATCTAAGTGGCTGAGCAAGGTCATTTGGCCGAGCTTGCCAAAGCGAATCCGCAGGCGCTGGACTTTTTCGGTCGGCGGTTGGAAGTGCCCTTGGAAGTTGGGAATCGCCGGTGGTGGCACCACGACGTTATGGCCAAAATCGACGCCACAGACGCCGCAATGACTACAGCCATCAAATGAGCAATCAGGCACTACGGCTGCTTCAAGGGCTTTCTGCAGATCCTCTTGCAGCCAGCGTTTATCGATGCCAGTGTCGAGGTGATCCCAGGGCAAGGGCGCATCTAAGGCGCGATCGCGACTGGCTTCGCCTTCGAACAGATTCCATTCGCCAGTTTCGACTTGGCGATATTTCCAGTCCAATCCGGCTTCCGCGATCGCCTGAGTCCAAGCGCCATAGGCTTTATCGAGGCTTTCCCACCAAGCATCCATGCCCGCGCCCAGTTCCCAAGCGCGGCGAACCACGGCAGACAAACGGCGATCGCCCCGTCCCACGAAGTCCTCCATCGCCGAGATGCGCACGTCGGTGAAGTTGACCTTGAGGTTGGGGATCTGCTTAAACTCCGCCGCCAGCAATTCCTGCTTGCGCTTAAACTCCGTCGTTGAAACCGAATGCCACTGAAACGGTGTGTGCGGTTTCGGCGTGAAGTTAGAAATCGTCAGGTTAAAGCCCAGCTTTTTCTTTCGGCCTCGGCATTCCTGCTGCAGCCAGCGCACGGTTTCGGCAATGCCCAATACATCCGCATCGGTTTCGCCGGGCAAGCCGATCATGAAGTAGAGCTTGACCCGATCCCAGCCCTGTTCGTAGGCGGTTTTGACGCCGCGCAGCAGCTCCTCGTTGGTCAGCCCTTTATTGATGATGTCGCGCAGTCGTTGGGTGCCCGCCTCCGGTGCAAAGGTCAGGCCGCCTTTGCGGGTGCCGCCGATGATGTTGGCGATGTTGTCATCAAAGCGATCGACCCGCTGACTGGGCAGCGACAGCGTGATGTTTTCGTCCTGTAGGCGGTTTTTGATTTCAATGCCGACGGCGGGTAGCGCCAGATAGTCGCTGCAGCTAAGGGAGAGTAGCGAGAACTCGTTGTAGCCGGTGGCGCGAATCCCCGTCTCGATCGCTTCCACCACTTGCTCTGGCTCCACATCCCGCGCCGGACGGGTTAGCATCCCCGGCTGGCAGAAGCGGCACCCGCGAGTGCAGCCGCGCCGAATTTCAATCGTCAGGCGATCGTGGACGGTTTCCACGTGGGGCACGAGGCCGATCGAGTAGGCGGGAATTGGGGTCGCCACCCGCCGCAACACTTTTGCGGGCACATCCGCACGATTGGGATGGACTGAGCCATCTTCGGCCATGTCATAAAAGCGCGGCACATAAACGCCCGGCACCTGCGCCAGATCGAGCAGCAACTCTGTGCGACTCAGCTGCGATCGCTTGCCTTCCTCAACAATCAGCCCCACCTCGGGCAGCAATTCCTCGCCATCGCCCAAGACGATGAAATCGAAGAACTCCGCGTAGGGTTCCGGATTCGAAGTGGCGGTCTGACCACCGGCAAAAATTAGCGGCCAGCCGTCCAGATCACCCAAGGTGCGATCGCCGCGTTCCGCCCAAGTCAGTGGTGCGCCAATTAGCGCCAGCATTTCCAGAATGTTGGTTGCCCCCAGCTCGTAGCTGAGACTGAAGCCAAGGATGTCGAACTCCAGCAGCGATCGCTTCGATTCGACGGCAAACAAGGGGGTTTGGGTTTGGCGCAGCTTCTCGGCTAAGTCCGCCGCCGGCAGATAGGCGCGATCGCAAAGTTGACGCGGCTGGGCGTTGAGGATGCTGTAAAGGATGATGTGGCCGAGGTTGGACGCCCCCACTTCGTAGATTTCGGGGTAGGTCAGCGACCAGCGAACGCTTGCCTGTTCCCAGGGCTTGTGAACCGCTCCCAGCTCATTGCCGAGGTAACGGGCGGGCTTGAGGATTTCAGGCGAGAGCAGCGTTTCGACAGCAACAGACACAGCGGCGCGACAGCGCAACAACCGTTCAATTGTGGCATTTCACCTGCTTGGGCTTGGCTGAAGTCGATCAGGTCGCTAAAGACCCGACGTGCGATCTCCACCACAAAGGGTTGTCCTCCGCGATCGCTGCTCGTCTTGAGGGAGCAGTAATCACGGAGGACATGTTTTTGAGCCGTCTGTGAGGGGTGGGCTTAGCTAGCGATCGCAGTCTTGAGCTGATCGAGGGCTGCTGCGATGGCTTCTGGTAGCTTGCTGGCATCACGGCCACCGGCTTGCGCCAAGTTGGGACGACCGCCACCACCGCCACCACAGATTTTGGCAATGCCGCCGATGAACTGACCCGCTTTCAGTCCTTTGGCGATGATCGCGGGACCAAAGGCTGCGACTAGCGTTACTTTGCCTTCTTCAGGACTAGAACCGAGGACAACGGCACCGGCATCGCCGAGTTTTTGCTGGAGTCGTTCCGCTGCGGTTTGCAGAGCGGCTGCATCCACACCGGTCAGGGTTTCAACCAAGACTTGCGCGTCACCGACTGGGATCGCTTGGGACACCAGCGCATCGGATTTGGCGATCGCCAGTTCAGCTTTTAGCGCGGTTAGCTGCTTCTGATTGGCTTTCAACTCCTCTTGCAGCGCCGTAACGCGATCGCTCAGTTCCTCGGGTTTGGCCTTGAAGCGATCGCTCAAGTCGCGGACAACGGCATCGCGGACGTTGAGGTATTCCAGCACGGCAGGGCCAGCCACCGCTTCAATCCGTCGCACGCCGGAAGCGACACCCGCTTCGCTGATGATCTTGAACAGGCCAATCTCGGCGGTATTGGCGACGTGGGTGCCGCCGCACAGCTCCATCGAGACGCCAGGCACGTCAATGACGCGGACTTCCGCACCGTATTTTTCGCCGAACATGGCGACCGCGCCTTTGGCTTTGGCCGTCGCGATCGGCATCACCTCGACCACGGTGCCGTGAGCTTCAGCAATCCACTGGTTGATCTGGTCTTCGATTTGGCGCAGCTCTTCCGGTGTCACGGCTCGCGGACAGTTGAAGTCGAAGCGTAGGCGATCGAAAGCAACCAGCGAACCCGCTTGGGAAATGCCTTCATCGACAATCAGCTTCAAGGCTGCTTGCAGCAGGTGCGTAGCGGTGTGATTGGCTTGGGCGCGGCGACGGCAGGCGCGATCGATTTGCGCCGTAACGCTATCGCCAACTTGCAGCAAACCCCGCTCAATCTGGCCGTAGTGGACGAAGAAACCTGATTCTTTCTGGACATCTTCGATCCGAACAATCAACGATTCGCCCGTGAGGACACCGCGATCGCCAACTTGACCGCCGGATTCCGCATAAAACGGCGTGTGATCGAGCACGATCTGAACGCGATCGCCCGCTTCTGCGGCCTCAACACTTTGGCCTTCGCGGAGGAGCGCTGTGACTTTCGCCGTGGCAACCGCGTCGCCGTAGCCGACAAACTCAGACGGGTGAATCTGTTCCGCAAGGCGATCGAGCGACCCTTGCACCGTCAGGTCGATCGTTTCGTGGGCAGCTTGCGATCGCTGGCGTTGGGCGGCCATCGCCGCTTCAAAACCAGCCAGATCGACGGTCAGTCCTTTTTCTTCGGCAATCTCTTGGGTCAGTTCCAGCGGGAAGCCGTAGGTGTCGTAAAGGACGAAGGCATCCTCGCCGCGAATCTGATCGGTGGCGGCAGCCAGCAGTTCCGCCAGCAGTTTTTCGCCGCGCTCCAAGGTTTCCAAAAAGCGCTGTTCTTCCCGCGTCAGTTCTGCTTTAATCGCCGCTTCCCGTTCCCGCAGGTTGGGATATTGCGCGGCCATTAAAGCGATCGCAGTTTCGGCAATCTCCGCCGTAAAGGGGCGATCGATGCCAATCAAGCGACCATGGCGCACCACGCGCCGAATCAGTCGCCGCAGCACATAGCCGCGCCCGAGGTTGGAAGCCGTGACACCATCGGCAATCAAATGAGTGACGGCACGCAGGTGATCGCCGATCACTTTCAGCGAGACTTTGACCGATTCCGACTCGCTGGCGTAGTCTCGCTGGGCGATCGCAGCCACCGCTTGAATGATCGGGAAAATCAGGTCGGTTTCGTAGTTATTGGGCACGCCTTGCAGGACTTGAGCCATGCGCTCCAGCCCCATGCCCGTATCGATATTCTGCTTCTCCAGCGCCGTCAGATTGCCCGCTGCATCGCGGTTGTACTGCATGAACACGAGGTTGTAGACCTCGATGAAGCGGCTGTCATCTTCCAGATCCAGGCCGTCATTGCCCAGCTCGGGATGGAAGTCGTAATAGATCTCGGAGCAGGGGCCACAGGGACCCGTCGGGCCGGAAGCCCAGAAATTATCTTTAGCGCCCAGTCGTTGGATCCGTGCTTCTGGCACACCAATTTGATCGCGCCAGATCGCAAAGGCTTCGTCGTCTTCTTCAAAGACACTAACCGCTAGCCGTTCCGCCGGCACTTGAAACACTTCCGTGACGAGTTCCCAAGCAAAGGCGATCGCTTCTTTCTTGAAATAGTCGCCGAAGCTGAAGTTGCCCAGCATTTCAAAGAAGGTGTGGTGGCGAGCCGTGCGACCCACATTCTCGATATCGTTGGTGCGAATGCACTTTTGCGACGTTGTGGCCCGTGGCACTTCCGCGACCTGCTGCCCGAGGAAGATCGGCTTGAACGGCAACATGCCTGCGATCGTCAGCA
Protein-coding regions in this window:
- a CDS encoding TIGR03960 family B12-binding radical SAM protein, coding for MSVAVETLLSPEILKPARYLGNELGAVHKPWEQASVRWSLTYPEIYEVGASNLGHIILYSILNAQPRQLCDRAYLPAADLAEKLRQTQTPLFAVESKRSLLEFDILGFSLSYELGATNILEMLALIGAPLTWAERGDRTLGDLDGWPLIFAGGQTATSNPEPYAEFFDFIVLGDGEELLPEVGLIVEEGKRSQLSRTELLLDLAQVPGVYVPRFYDMAEDGSVHPNRADVPAKVLRRVATPIPAYSIGLVPHVETVHDRLTIEIRRGCTRGCRFCQPGMLTRPARDVEPEQVVEAIETGIRATGYNEFSLLSLSCSDYLALPAVGIEIKNRLQDENITLSLPSQRVDRFDDNIANIIGGTRKGGLTFAPEAGTQRLRDIINKGLTNEELLRGVKTAYEQGWDRVKLYFMIGLPGETDADVLGIAETVRWLQQECRGRKKKLGFNLTISNFTPKPHTPFQWHSVSTTEFKRKQELLAAEFKQIPNLKVNFTDVRISAMEDFVGRGDRRLSAVVRRAWELGAGMDAWWESLDKAYGAWTQAIAEAGLDWKYRQVETGEWNLFEGEASRDRALDAPLPWDHLDTGIDKRWLQEDLQKALEAAVVPDCSFDGCSHCGVCGVDFGHNVVVPPPAIPNFQGHFQPPTEKVQRLRIRFGKLGQMTLLSHLDLLRVFDRAVRRAKLPVAFSGGFHPSPRIVPANALPLGMSSEAELMDFELFQAIEPAEFQQRLAAQLDPELPIYETAEVVLKSPAVTALLSRAEYDLWIEPEESTEVQALIQSVLTTETVLVEQTTKSGKKVEVNLRERLHTLSSTAPSPLPQRLQAAASDSDFWLRYVGSCRNDGTLLRPEQVITLLQQVSGQNFQLRHAHRRSLHLD
- the alaS gene encoding alanine--tRNA ligase, which codes for MAAPALSGDQIRETFLKFFEGKGHRRLPSASLIPEDPTVLLTIAGMLPFKPIFLGQQVAEVPRATTSQKCIRTNDIENVGRTARHHTFFEMLGNFSFGDYFKKEAIAFAWELVTEVFQVPAERLAVSVFEEDDEAFAIWRDQIGVPEARIQRLGAKDNFWASGPTGPCGPCSEIYYDFHPELGNDGLDLEDDSRFIEVYNLVFMQYNRDAAGNLTALEKQNIDTGMGLERMAQVLQGVPNNYETDLIFPIIQAVAAIAQRDYASESESVKVSLKVIGDHLRAVTHLIADGVTASNLGRGYVLRRLIRRVVRHGRLIGIDRPFTAEIAETAIALMAAQYPNLREREAAIKAELTREEQRFLETLERGEKLLAELLAAATDQIRGEDAFVLYDTYGFPLELTQEIAEEKGLTVDLAGFEAAMAAQRQRSQAAHETIDLTVQGSLDRLAEQIHPSEFVGYGDAVATAKVTALLREGQSVEAAEAGDRVQIVLDHTPFYAESGGQVGDRGVLTGESLIVRIEDVQKESGFFVHYGQIERGLLQVGDSVTAQIDRACRRRAQANHTATHLLQAALKLIVDEGISQAGSLVAFDRLRFDFNCPRAVTPEELRQIEDQINQWIAEAHGTVVEVMPIATAKAKGAVAMFGEKYGAEVRVIDVPGVSMELCGGTHVANTAEIGLFKIISEAGVASGVRRIEAVAGPAVLEYLNVRDAVVRDLSDRFKAKPEELSDRVTALQEELKANQKQLTALKAELAIAKSDALVSQAIPVGDAQVLVETLTGVDAAALQTAAERLQQKLGDAGAVVLGSSPEEGKVTLVAAFGPAIIAKGLKAGQFIGGIAKICGGGGGGRPNLAQAGGRDASKLPEAIAAALDQLKTAIAS